Proteins found in one Acidobacteriota bacterium genomic segment:
- a CDS encoding deoxyhypusine synthase family protein gives MSFPYEEFDLSDVRTYPLGSRKSKASVADFATPHQLGDGVAAFVDHLPNILGAADFRAVVRAIVEARDTGGGIIWGFGAHVIKTGVSPILIDLARRGFVSALATNGAGIIHDFEIALGGSTSENVDEELGPGRFGMAEETGRLLNRAINEGVAQGLGIGQSVGKFLAETQPPFGHLSVAATAAQLGVPLTVHVALGTDITHMHPDASGEALGAGSLRDFRYFVSNVARLNRGVYLNCGSAVVLPEVFLKAVALARNRGIPLTGLTTVNLDFARLYRPQTNVVTRPVAGTGGHGYSLVGQHEILIPLLAAAIIEAAGEQGS, from the coding sequence GTGTCTTTTCCCTACGAAGAATTCGACCTGTCGGATGTCCGCACCTATCCGCTGGGCTCGCGCAAGAGCAAGGCGTCGGTTGCGGATTTCGCAACGCCGCATCAGTTGGGCGACGGTGTCGCGGCGTTTGTCGATCACCTGCCGAACATCCTCGGCGCAGCCGACTTTCGCGCGGTTGTGCGCGCGATTGTCGAGGCCCGCGACACGGGCGGCGGCATCATCTGGGGCTTTGGTGCGCACGTCATCAAGACCGGCGTCTCGCCCATCCTGATTGACCTGGCGCGACGCGGGTTCGTGTCTGCCCTGGCCACCAACGGGGCCGGCATCATCCACGATTTCGAGATCGCGCTCGGCGGTTCCACCTCGGAAAACGTAGACGAGGAGCTCGGCCCCGGCCGATTTGGCATGGCCGAGGAAACCGGGCGTCTGCTGAACCGCGCGATAAACGAAGGCGTGGCGCAGGGGCTTGGCATTGGACAGTCGGTCGGGAAGTTCTTGGCCGAGACGCAACCCCCGTTTGGCCACCTCAGCGTTGCGGCGACCGCCGCGCAACTGGGCGTGCCGCTGACCGTGCACGTGGCGCTTGGCACCGACATCACCCACATGCATCCGGATGCGTCAGGAGAGGCGCTTGGTGCCGGCAGCCTGCGCGACTTCCGTTATTTTGTGTCGAACGTGGCGCGGCTCAACCGTGGCGTCTACCTGAACTGCGGGTCGGCCGTGGTGCTGCCGGAGGTCTTTCTGAAAGCCGTTGCGCTCGCCCGCAATCGCGGCATCCCGCTCACAGGTCTCACGACGGTCAACCTCGACTTCGCGCGACTGTACCGGCCCCAGACCAACGTCGTCACGCGTCCGGTGGCTGGCACCGGCGGGCACGGCTACAGCCTGGTCGGTCAGCACGAAATCCTGATTCCACTGCTCGCCGCCGCGATCATCGAAGCGGCAGGGGAGCAGGGATCATGA
- a CDS encoding Dam family site-specific DNA-(adenine-N6)-methyltransferase — translation MAQSPQCPDTTPARPGPPLKWAGGKRWLVPHVQRLWAPHASSRLVEPFCGGLAVALSLAPDRALLNDVNPHLVNFYRHLKRGLLIRLPMENDSAAFYTHRQRFNELLQAGRVRTVEAASLFYYLNRTGYNGLCRFNSRGQFNVPFGRYARISYTRDFARYVDAFADSEFRSVDFESLRLRPDDFVYADPPYDVPFTQYARGRFSWDDQLRAAHWLARHPGPVVLSNQATPRIVALYKRLGYKLKFLAAPRRISCTGDRAPAREVLATRNLS, via the coding sequence ATGGCCCAAAGCCCTCAGTGCCCCGATACCACGCCTGCACGCCCTGGCCCGCCGCTCAAGTGGGCCGGTGGAAAGCGGTGGCTCGTGCCGCATGTGCAGCGGCTGTGGGCTCCACATGCATCGAGCCGACTGGTCGAGCCGTTTTGCGGAGGCCTCGCGGTGGCGTTGAGCCTGGCGCCTGACCGGGCGCTGCTCAACGACGTCAATCCCCATCTCGTCAACTTCTACCGTCACCTGAAGCGCGGCCTGCTCATCCGCCTGCCGATGGAGAACGATTCGGCGGCGTTCTATACGCACCGCCAGCGCTTCAATGAGTTGCTGCAAGCCGGGCGGGTGCGCACGGTCGAGGCGGCATCGCTGTTCTACTACTTGAATCGCACCGGGTACAACGGTCTCTGCCGCTTCAACAGCCGCGGCCAGTTCAACGTGCCGTTCGGCCGCTACGCGCGCATCAGCTACACGCGCGACTTCGCCCGCTACGTGGACGCCTTTGCTGACTCGGAGTTCCGGAGCGTGGATTTCGAGAGCTTGCGGCTGCGCCCGGACGACTTCGTGTACGCGGATCCGCCGTACGACGTACCGTTTACGCAGTATGCGCGTGGGCGTTTTTCCTGGGATGACCAGCTCCGCGCCGCCCACTGGCTGGCTCGCCACCCCGGCCCGGTCGTGCTGTCGAATCAGGCCACGCCGCGCATCGTCGCCCTCTACAAGCGCCTCGGCTACAAACTGAAGTTCCTGGCCGCGCCGCGCAGGATCAGTTGCACGGGCGATCGCGCGCCGGCACGCGAGGTGCTGGCCACGCGGAACCTGTCATGA
- the tilS gene encoding tRNA lysidine(34) synthetase TilS, with protein MTPLSDRVRRAIERDQLLPPGCRVLATVSGGADSVAMLFLLRQLVPQCGFVLAGIAHFNHRLRGSESDGDETFCRELAARVGVPVEVGSGDVAALARVGHVSIEVAARRARYAWFSEVADRLGADRVATGHTRDDQAETFLLRVLRGAGTSGLAGIQPRRGIFVRPLLDIRHRDLVGFLDEADERYRDDSTNRDLTIPRNWIRHHLLPSLAKHLNADITAVLSRQALVLRDESTLLDQMAEQARISIESSVDGGGIALDATRLGALPVALARRVVRMALLRVNDSRFLGFDHVEQVLGLAAGDEASAVADLPGIRVERNPSAVVLSRRESPGPDAPVSFSYSLPVPGRLVIPECGCVIETTEARAETLQVAQGKGITSSHEAVVDSEAVAGGLWVRSRAPGDSVRPLGLGGRKKLQDVLVDRKVPRALRDRVPIVVDALGRIVWVAGHVTGDEARVTDRTQTVVILKLRRLGEL; from the coding sequence ATGACGCCGCTTTCCGATCGCGTCCGCCGCGCCATCGAGCGCGACCAACTTCTGCCGCCCGGGTGTCGGGTGCTGGCGACCGTGTCTGGCGGAGCCGACTCGGTGGCGATGTTGTTTCTGCTTCGGCAACTGGTGCCCCAGTGTGGATTCGTGCTCGCCGGGATCGCGCATTTCAATCACCGATTGCGGGGCAGCGAGAGCGATGGTGACGAGACGTTCTGCCGCGAACTCGCGGCACGCGTCGGCGTTCCTGTCGAAGTCGGTTCCGGGGACGTGGCCGCGCTCGCGCGCGTTGGACACGTGTCGATCGAAGTGGCGGCCCGCCGCGCCAGGTACGCGTGGTTCAGCGAAGTCGCCGATCGCCTCGGCGCTGATCGCGTCGCCACTGGTCACACCCGAGACGATCAGGCCGAGACGTTTCTGCTGCGCGTGCTGCGAGGAGCCGGCACGTCTGGTTTGGCTGGGATTCAGCCGAGACGCGGGATCTTCGTCAGGCCCCTGCTCGACATCCGCCACCGGGATCTCGTCGGATTCCTCGATGAGGCAGACGAGCGCTACCGCGACGATTCCACCAACCGTGACCTGACCATTCCCCGCAATTGGATTCGTCATCACCTGTTGCCATCGCTCGCCAAGCATCTCAACGCCGACATTACTGCCGTGCTCTCGCGCCAGGCACTCGTGCTGCGCGACGAATCGACGCTGCTCGACCAGATGGCCGAACAGGCGCGCATCTCGATCGAGTCCTCCGTCGATGGCGGCGGGATCGCGCTCGACGCAACGCGTCTTGGCGCCCTGCCCGTGGCTCTTGCCCGGCGGGTCGTCCGGATGGCACTTCTGCGCGTGAACGATTCCCGGTTCCTCGGATTCGACCACGTCGAGCAGGTACTCGGCCTGGCGGCAGGAGACGAAGCCAGCGCGGTCGCCGATCTTCCTGGCATTCGCGTGGAACGAAATCCGTCGGCGGTTGTCTTATCTAGAAGGGAGTCTCCGGGCCCGGATGCTCCGGTTAGCTTCAGCTATAGCCTGCCGGTTCCGGGCCGTCTGGTGATTCCCGAGTGCGGATGCGTGATCGAGACCACGGAGGCTCGAGCAGAAACATTGCAAGTGGCTCAAGGCAAAGGAATTACGTCGAGCCACGAGGCGGTGGTTGATTCGGAGGCCGTGGCCGGCGGCCTGTGGGTCCGGTCGCGGGCTCCTGGCGATTCGGTCCGGCCCCTCGGACTCGGGGGGCGGAAGAAGCTGCAAGACGTTCTGGTCGACCGGAAAGTGCCGCGCGCGCTTCGAGATCGGGTGCCGATCGTGGTCGATGCCCTCGGCCGCATCGTCTGGGTGGCAGGGCATGTCACCGGCGACGAAGCCAGGGTCACGGATCGCACGCAAACCGTGGTAATCTTGAAACTTAGGCGATTGGGAGAACTCTAG
- the ftsH gene encoding ATP-dependent zinc metalloprotease FtsH: MNSTIRSLVFWLVLVVVAILVWNLSGAFQPRDKSITFSEFMSWVDSGQVSQVTIIGSEITGTTKANESFRTYAPTQYDGLANKLVERNVMITAKAETASPWASLLYSWAPALLMIGFWIFFMRQMQTGGNKALSFGKSKAKLSSGSQKKATFKDVAGVDEAKEELQEIIEFLKEPQRFQKLGGHIPKGVLLMGAPGTGKTLLARAVAGEANVPFFSISGSDFVEMFVGVGASRVRDLFEQGKKNAPCIIFIDEIDAVGRHRGAGLGGGHDEREQTLNQLLVEMDGFESNEGVILMAATNRPDVLDPALLRPGRFDRRVIVNRPDVRGREGILVVHTRKIPLADDVDVAVLARGTSGFSGADIANLVNEAALGAARYNQKSVKMADFEFAKDKVLMGSERRSMVISEQEKRITAIHEAGHALMTVLLPNADPIHKVTIIPRGLALGLTQQLPIDEKHNYSREFLFDQIAILMGGRIAEDICLGSVTTGAGNDLERATDLARQMVCEWGMSPEMGPLTFGKKEEQIFLGREIAQHQDYSEDTAVKIDQEVRRIVSENHDRARDALIANREALNRIADELLTREVLDGEQVRRIVAGEALDVIVPVSTAPTAVVTDSPSAPDSPSDLDADRTSGIVAPLQNPLPQER; this comes from the coding sequence GTGAACTCCACGATTCGGAGCTTGGTCTTCTGGCTGGTCCTGGTGGTTGTGGCCATCCTGGTCTGGAATCTCTCTGGGGCGTTCCAGCCAAGGGATAAGTCCATTACTTTCAGCGAGTTCATGTCCTGGGTCGACTCGGGGCAGGTGTCACAGGTCACCATCATCGGCAGCGAAATCACCGGCACGACCAAGGCGAACGAATCGTTCCGCACGTATGCGCCAACGCAGTACGACGGGTTGGCCAACAAGCTGGTCGAGCGCAACGTGATGATCACCGCCAAGGCAGAGACCGCCAGCCCCTGGGCATCGCTGCTCTATTCCTGGGCCCCGGCGCTGCTGATGATCGGCTTCTGGATCTTCTTCATGCGGCAGATGCAGACCGGGGGCAACAAGGCGCTCTCGTTTGGCAAGAGCAAGGCGAAGCTGTCGTCCGGTTCGCAGAAGAAGGCCACCTTCAAGGACGTCGCGGGCGTCGACGAAGCGAAGGAAGAACTGCAGGAGATCATCGAGTTCCTCAAGGAGCCGCAGAGATTCCAGAAGCTCGGGGGTCACATCCCGAAGGGCGTCCTGTTGATGGGGGCGCCGGGAACGGGCAAGACGCTGCTGGCGCGCGCGGTAGCCGGCGAGGCTAACGTGCCGTTCTTCTCGATCAGCGGCTCGGATTTCGTGGAGATGTTTGTCGGCGTCGGCGCGTCGCGTGTGCGCGACCTGTTCGAACAGGGGAAGAAGAACGCGCCGTGCATCATCTTCATCGACGAGATTGATGCCGTCGGGCGGCATCGCGGCGCAGGCCTTGGCGGCGGCCACGACGAGCGCGAGCAGACGCTGAACCAGTTGCTCGTCGAGATGGATGGATTCGAGTCGAACGAAGGCGTCATCCTGATGGCGGCCACCAACCGGCCCGACGTGCTCGACCCGGCGCTGCTGCGGCCCGGTCGTTTCGATCGCCGCGTGATTGTCAATCGGCCGGACGTGCGCGGACGCGAAGGCATCCTGGTGGTGCACACTCGCAAGATCCCCTTGGCCGACGACGTGGATGTGGCCGTGCTGGCGCGCGGGACCTCGGGGTTCTCGGGCGCGGATATCGCCAACCTGGTGAACGAGGCTGCGCTCGGCGCGGCGCGCTACAACCAGAAGTCCGTCAAGATGGCCGACTTCGAGTTTGCGAAGGACAAGGTCCTGATGGGCTCGGAGCGGCGCTCGATGGTCATCAGCGAGCAGGAGAAGCGCATCACGGCGATTCATGAAGCCGGGCATGCGCTGATGACGGTGCTGCTGCCCAACGCCGATCCGATCCACAAGGTGACGATCATTCCGCGCGGGTTGGCGCTCGGGCTGACGCAGCAGCTGCCGATCGACGAGAAGCACAACTACTCGCGCGAGTTCCTGTTCGATCAGATTGCCATTCTGATGGGCGGGCGCATCGCCGAGGACATCTGCCTGGGCAGCGTGACCACCGGTGCCGGCAACGACCTGGAGCGGGCGACCGACCTGGCGCGCCAGATGGTGTGCGAGTGGGGCATGAGCCCCGAGATGGGGCCGCTCACCTTCGGCAAGAAGGAAGAGCAGATTTTCCTCGGCCGCGAAATCGCGCAGCACCAGGACTACAGCGAAGACACCGCGGTCAAGATCGATCAGGAAGTGCGGCGTATCGTGTCGGAGAACCACGATCGCGCCAGAGACGCGCTGATAGCGAACCGTGAAGCGCTGAACAGGATCGCCGACGAACTGCTCACGCGCGAGGTACTCGATGGCGAGCAGGTCAGACGCATCGTCGCCGGCGAGGCGCTCGATGTGATCGTGCCCGTGAGTACGGCGCCGACGGCCGTCGTCACCGATAGCCCGTCCGCGCCTGACAGCCCGTCCGACCTCGATGCCGATCGCACTTCGGGCATCGTCGCTCCGCTTCAGAATCCGCTGCCGCAGGAGCGCTAA
- the folP gene encoding dihydropteroate synthase: METIAARGTFTIPLADGRSLALGARTLVMGIVNATPDSFAGSVADPDEAAALALRMEEAGADIIDIGGESTRPGAEPVSEANELARVIPVIERLVGRLHIPISVDTYKAGVAAAALSAGACIVNDISGLGYDHELADVVARSQAAVVLMHTRGRSRQMYRDAVYSDVVVEVAAELRQAMDRATAAGISADRIILDPGLGFAKRADDSFMLLAALPRLHALGRPLLIGPSRKSFLTAAMGPAMPAERDWGTAAAVTAAILSGAHIVRVHDVGPMVQVARVADAIRQRART; this comes from the coding sequence ATGGAGACCATCGCCGCCCGCGGCACGTTCACGATCCCGCTCGCCGACGGGCGCAGCCTCGCGCTGGGGGCCCGCACGCTCGTGATGGGGATCGTCAATGCCACGCCCGATTCGTTCGCCGGCAGTGTGGCCGATCCAGACGAGGCCGCAGCGCTCGCGTTGCGCATGGAAGAGGCCGGGGCCGACATCATCGACATCGGCGGAGAGTCGACACGGCCGGGTGCTGAGCCGGTGTCAGAAGCCAACGAACTGGCGCGGGTGATACCCGTCATCGAGCGGCTTGTGGGACGGCTGCACATCCCGATTTCCGTCGACACCTACAAGGCGGGCGTTGCCGCTGCGGCACTTTCTGCCGGCGCCTGTATCGTGAACGACATCAGCGGGTTAGGGTATGATCACGAGCTGGCAGATGTCGTCGCCCGAAGCCAAGCGGCCGTGGTGTTGATGCACACGCGAGGCCGGTCGCGGCAGATGTATCGCGACGCGGTTTACAGCGACGTCGTCGTCGAGGTGGCTGCCGAACTTCGTCAGGCCATGGACCGGGCGACCGCGGCCGGCATCAGTGCCGATCGCATCATCCTCGACCCTGGCCTCGGATTCGCCAAGCGCGCCGACGACAGTTTCATGCTGCTCGCGGCGTTACCACGGCTTCACGCGCTCGGCCGGCCCCTGCTCATCGGCCCGTCGCGCAAGTCGTTTCTGACGGCGGCGATGGGACCGGCGATGCCCGCCGAGCGGGATTGGGGAACGGCCGCTGCCGTGACTGCTGCCATCTTGTCGGGTGCCCACATCGTGCGCGTACACGACGTGGGCCCGATGGTGCAGGTGGCGCGCGTCGCCGATGCCATCCGACAGCGGGCCAGAACCTGA
- the cdaA gene encoding diadenylate cyclase CdaA — MDSLTRLLQRAPVGWTDLLDILVAAVAIYELLKQLRGTRAVQMSIGVGLLVGVYYLSRWWHLDLVNWLIRNIFGYVVFAAIVLFQSEIRRTLAHLGRARFFRYLTRTESNEELIEELVVAATMLASQRTGAIIAIERDIGLRNYIEGGIPLDATTTYDLLRSIFQLQSPLHDGAVIIQGDRIAAAACFLPLTVNPAVSRDLGTRHRAAIGLTEESDAAAIVVSEQTGLISLALNGRMERDLDADRLREQLRALVPHRRRVAERQSTGSFD, encoded by the coding sequence GTGGATAGCCTGACCAGACTTCTCCAGCGTGCGCCGGTCGGCTGGACCGATCTGCTGGACATCCTTGTCGCAGCCGTCGCGATCTACGAACTGCTCAAACAGCTTCGTGGCACGCGCGCGGTGCAGATGAGCATTGGTGTGGGCCTGCTCGTCGGCGTCTACTACCTGTCGCGCTGGTGGCACCTCGATCTGGTCAACTGGCTCATCCGCAACATCTTCGGCTACGTCGTCTTTGCGGCCATCGTCCTGTTCCAGTCCGAGATTCGCCGCACGCTGGCCCATCTCGGGCGCGCGCGGTTCTTCCGATATCTCACACGGACCGAGTCGAACGAAGAGTTGATCGAGGAACTGGTGGTGGCGGCCACGATGCTGGCGAGCCAGCGCACCGGCGCCATCATCGCGATCGAACGCGATATCGGACTGCGCAATTACATCGAGGGCGGCATCCCGCTCGACGCCACGACGACCTACGATCTGCTGCGGAGCATCTTCCAGCTGCAATCGCCGTTGCATGACGGGGCCGTCATCATCCAGGGCGATCGGATCGCCGCGGCCGCGTGCTTTCTGCCGCTCACGGTCAATCCGGCGGTCAGCCGTGATCTGGGGACGCGTCATCGCGCCGCGATCGGCCTGACAGAGGAGTCTGATGCGGCGGCCATCGTCGTGTCCGAGCAGACAGGCCTGATTTCGCTCGCGCTGAACGGCAGAATGGAACGGGACCTGGACGCCGATCGCCTGCGAGAGCAATTGCGGGCGCTGGTTCCGCATCGGCGCCGGGTGGCCGAACGCCAATCGACGGGGTCCTTCGACTGA
- a CDS encoding CdaR family protein, with the protein MAYNPFRHFGLKVLSVAIAALLWVLVGGEKIVERSLRVPLELQNIPDGVEMVGEMPGTVDVRVRGSSSALGNLSAGDVMALMDLTNAGAGRHLFHLAPDDVRVPFGVEVKSVAPATTTLVFERTMTKTVPVVPSIEGQPAPGYAVERIATEPTEVAVIGPESALRGLQQAVTEPVPIEGATSSVRESVTIGMPNSAARLKNGRTARVLVEIAATRTERTIANVAMRMFHLREGRAARSTPSAVVVTVRGQENVLQRLTADVIEASVDLSGLGPGRYDLSVTIASSRAFSVVRIDPAQVQIAIK; encoded by the coding sequence ATGGCCTACAACCCATTTCGCCATTTCGGTCTCAAGGTGTTGTCGGTGGCGATTGCCGCCCTGCTGTGGGTGTTGGTCGGAGGAGAGAAGATCGTCGAGCGGAGCCTGCGTGTGCCGCTCGAACTGCAGAATATCCCCGACGGCGTCGAGATGGTCGGCGAGATGCCTGGCACCGTCGACGTCCGCGTACGCGGTTCGTCCAGCGCGCTCGGCAATCTGTCGGCCGGCGACGTGATGGCGCTCATGGATCTGACAAATGCCGGAGCCGGACGGCATCTGTTTCATCTGGCCCCAGACGATGTGCGCGTGCCGTTCGGCGTGGAGGTCAAGAGCGTGGCGCCGGCCACCACCACGCTGGTGTTTGAACGGACCATGACCAAGACCGTGCCGGTGGTGCCGTCGATCGAAGGCCAGCCGGCGCCCGGGTACGCCGTCGAGCGGATCGCCACCGAACCGACCGAAGTCGCGGTCATCGGTCCGGAAAGCGCCCTGCGTGGACTCCAGCAAGCGGTGACCGAACCGGTGCCGATCGAAGGCGCGACCTCGTCAGTGCGCGAATCGGTGACGATTGGAATGCCAAACAGTGCCGCGCGCTTGAAGAACGGCCGTACTGCGCGGGTGTTGGTGGAGATCGCGGCGACTCGAACCGAGCGCACGATCGCAAACGTGGCGATGCGGATGTTCCATCTGCGTGAAGGGCGCGCGGCCCGATCGACGCCGTCGGCGGTGGTGGTCACGGTCCGCGGTCAGGAGAATGTCCTCCAGCGTCTGACGGCGGACGTCATCGAGGCGTCGGTCGATCTGAGCGGCCTCGGCCCAGGCAGATACGATCTGTCCGTCACGATCGCGTCCTCCCGTGCCTTCAGCGTCGTCCGGATCGACCCGGCGCAGGTCCAAATCGCCATCAAATGA
- the glmM gene encoding phosphoglucosamine mutase — protein MSTRLFGTDGVRGRAGVPPLDVRTIRRLGGALVRALPASSEAPHLLIGRDTRESGEWIERDLAFGATSHGAMVTSAGIISTPAVAYLTRSQGFTAGVVISASHNPFEDNGIKIFSGAGEKFTEALEAEVEAIVADASWFEPQGDAPPVQQVDLDEAYLAHAREAMAGVFPTHARRISIDCGHGATSLLAPNALRALGFDVTTIGCEPNGRNINLLCGSTHPQKLAALVVERGCQLGVAFDGDGDRAILIDANGTITDGDAIMYLCAKQMKATGRLRGNAVVATVMSNIGLELALRDLGIGIVRCPVGDKYVMEELLRDNLALGGEQSGHIIFADSLYTGDGLVTAINVLRVMAETGESLASLASGLKTFPQVLLNIRVREKRDWNTIPTIAKAAASVDDRLAGRGRLLVRYSGTEPLLRVMIEGERQDEINAWAEEIAAAVRQEIGM, from the coding sequence ATGAGCACGCGACTCTTTGGCACAGACGGTGTGCGGGGGCGGGCCGGTGTGCCGCCACTCGATGTTCGGACCATCCGCCGCCTCGGCGGGGCACTCGTCAGAGCGCTGCCAGCCTCGTCTGAAGCGCCCCACCTGTTGATTGGGCGCGATACGCGCGAGTCGGGCGAGTGGATCGAGCGCGACCTGGCCTTCGGTGCGACATCACACGGCGCGATGGTCACCAGCGCCGGTATCATCTCGACACCGGCCGTCGCCTATCTGACGCGCAGCCAGGGATTCACGGCAGGTGTGGTGATCTCGGCATCGCACAATCCCTTCGAAGACAACGGCATCAAAATCTTCTCCGGCGCGGGTGAGAAATTCACGGAAGCGCTCGAGGCGGAAGTTGAGGCCATCGTCGCCGATGCGTCCTGGTTCGAGCCGCAAGGTGACGCGCCGCCGGTTCAGCAGGTCGATCTGGATGAGGCCTATCTCGCCCACGCGCGGGAGGCCATGGCCGGCGTGTTTCCGACCCACGCGCGTCGAATCAGTATTGACTGCGGCCACGGAGCCACGTCGTTGCTGGCGCCGAACGCGCTGCGGGCGCTCGGATTCGACGTCACCACCATCGGGTGTGAACCCAACGGGCGCAATATCAACCTGCTTTGCGGATCGACACATCCGCAGAAACTGGCCGCGCTCGTGGTCGAACGCGGCTGCCAGTTGGGCGTGGCGTTCGACGGCGACGGCGATCGCGCCATTCTGATCGATGCCAACGGCACCATCACCGACGGCGACGCCATCATGTACCTCTGCGCGAAGCAGATGAAGGCCACCGGTCGGCTGCGGGGCAATGCCGTCGTCGCGACCGTGATGAGCAACATTGGCCTCGAGCTGGCCCTGCGAGATCTCGGGATCGGGATCGTGCGCTGCCCGGTCGGCGACAAGTACGTGATGGAGGAGTTGCTGCGGGATAACCTGGCGCTCGGCGGCGAACAGTCCGGCCACATCATCTTCGCGGACTCCCTCTACACGGGGGATGGCCTGGTCACCGCGATCAACGTGCTGCGCGTGATGGCCGAAACGGGGGAGTCGCTGGCGAGCCTCGCGTCGGGCCTGAAGACGTTCCCGCAGGTGCTGCTCAATATCCGCGTCCGCGAGAAGCGCGACTGGAACACGATTCCCACCATCGCCAAGGCGGCCGCCTCGGTCGACGACCGTCTCGCGGGGCGGGGACGCCTGCTGGTGCGCTACTCGGGAACCGAGCCGCTGCTGCGCGTCATGATTGAAGGCGAGCGCCAGGACGAGATCAACGCGTGGGCCGAAGAGATTGCGGCGGCGGTGAGACAGGAAATTGGGATGTAG